Proteins encoded in a region of the Sphingopyxis sp. OAS728 genome:
- the folE gene encoding GTP cyclohydrolase I FolE has product MLHVPPSSPTVDGAIPPEVLASVETLLRWVGEDPNREGLLDTPKRVARAWKDYCQGYDEDPAVHLSRTFEEVGGYDEIVLLRDIPFQSHCEHHMAPITGKASIAYLPRDRVVGISKLARVLNGYARRLQVQERLTAEVARCIWDNLRPHGVAVVIDAQHGCMTGRGVRTPGVGMVTSRLLGCFLDDQRSRKEVLALMGY; this is encoded by the coding sequence ATGCTTCACGTGCCCCCTTCCAGCCCCACCGTTGACGGCGCGATACCCCCCGAGGTTCTCGCGTCGGTGGAGACGCTGCTGCGCTGGGTCGGCGAGGATCCTAATCGCGAAGGCCTGCTCGACACACCGAAGCGCGTCGCGCGTGCCTGGAAGGATTATTGCCAGGGGTATGACGAGGATCCGGCGGTGCATCTCTCGCGCACCTTCGAAGAGGTCGGCGGCTATGACGAGATCGTCTTGCTGCGCGACATCCCGTTCCAGTCGCATTGCGAGCATCATATGGCGCCGATCACCGGAAAGGCGTCGATCGCCTACCTCCCCCGCGACCGCGTCGTCGGCATCTCCAAGCTCGCGCGCGTGCTGAACGGCTATGCGCGCCGGCTGCAGGTGCAGGAGCGGCTGACCGCCGAGGTCGCCCGATGCATCTGGGACAATCTCCGTCCGCACGGCGTCGCCGTGGTGATCGACGCCCAGCATGGCTGCATGACCGGGCGCGGCGTGCGCACGCCCGGCGTCGGCATGGTCACGAGCCGGCTCCTCGGCTGCTTCCTCGACGACCAGCGGAGCCGCAAGGAAGTGCTCGCACTGATGGGCTATTGA
- the groL gene encoding chaperonin GroEL (60 kDa chaperone family; promotes refolding of misfolded polypeptides especially under stressful conditions; forms two stacked rings of heptamers to form a barrel-shaped 14mer; ends can be capped by GroES; misfolded proteins enter the barrel where they are refolded when GroES binds) yields MAAKEVKFSSDARDRMLRGVDTLANAVKVTLGPKGRNVVIEKSFGAPRITKDGVTVAKEIELADKFENMGAQMLREVASKQNDKAGDGTTTATVLAQAIVREGSKAVAAGMNPMDVKRGIDLAVSTVVEDLKAHAKSVEANSEIAQVATISANGDEEVGKILAEAMEKVGNEGVITVEEAKSLATELETVEGMQFDRGYLSPYFITNAEKLKVELDDPYILIHEKKLSNLQAMLPLLESVVQSGRPLLIIAEDVEGDALATLVVNRLRGGLKVAAVKAPGFGDRRKAMLEDIAVLTGGNVVSEELGIKLESVTINMLGRAKKVVIDKDNTTIVDGVGAKPDIDGRIAQIRQQIETTTSDYDREKLQERLAKLSGGVAVIRVGGATEVEVKEKKDRVDDALHATRAAVEEGILPGGGIALLRSLKALEGIKATNDDQQSGIDIVRRALRAPARQIADNAGEDGAWIVGKLLESEEYSWGFNAATGEYQDLVKAGVIDPAKVVRTALQDAASVASLLITTEALVAELPKEEKAAPMPAMDF; encoded by the coding sequence ATGGCTGCCAAGGAAGTGAAGTTTTCGTCGGACGCGCGTGATCGCATGCTGCGCGGCGTCGATACGCTTGCGAATGCGGTGAAGGTCACGCTGGGTCCGAAGGGCCGCAACGTCGTGATCGAGAAAAGCTTCGGCGCACCGCGCATCACCAAGGACGGGGTCACCGTCGCCAAGGAAATCGAGCTTGCCGACAAGTTCGAGAATATGGGCGCGCAGATGCTGCGCGAGGTCGCCTCGAAGCAGAACGACAAAGCCGGCGACGGCACGACCACCGCGACCGTACTCGCGCAGGCGATCGTCCGCGAAGGCTCGAAGGCGGTCGCTGCCGGCATGAACCCGATGGACGTCAAGCGCGGCATCGATCTTGCCGTGAGCACCGTCGTCGAAGACCTGAAGGCCCATGCGAAGTCGGTCGAGGCGAACAGCGAAATCGCGCAGGTCGCGACGATCTCGGCGAATGGCGACGAAGAGGTCGGCAAGATCCTCGCCGAGGCGATGGAGAAGGTCGGCAATGAGGGCGTGATCACCGTCGAGGAAGCGAAGAGCCTCGCGACCGAACTCGAGACGGTCGAGGGCATGCAGTTCGACCGCGGCTACCTCAGCCCTTATTTCATCACCAATGCCGAGAAGCTGAAGGTCGAACTCGACGACCCCTATATCCTCATCCACGAGAAGAAGCTCTCGAACCTGCAGGCGATGCTGCCGCTCCTCGAGAGCGTCGTCCAGTCGGGCCGGCCACTGCTGATCATCGCCGAGGATGTCGAGGGCGACGCGCTCGCGACGCTCGTCGTCAATCGCCTGCGCGGCGGGCTCAAGGTCGCCGCCGTCAAGGCGCCGGGCTTTGGCGACCGCCGCAAGGCGATGCTCGAGGATATAGCGGTACTCACCGGCGGCAATGTCGTCAGCGAGGAACTCGGCATCAAGCTCGAGAGCGTCACGATCAACATGCTCGGGCGCGCGAAGAAGGTGGTCATCGACAAGGATAATACGACGATCGTCGACGGCGTCGGCGCGAAGCCGGATATCGACGGCCGTATCGCGCAGATCCGCCAGCAGATCGAGACGACGACCAGCGACTATGACCGCGAGAAGCTGCAGGAGCGGCTTGCCAAGCTCTCGGGCGGTGTCGCGGTGATCCGTGTCGGCGGCGCGACCGAGGTCGAGGTCAAGGAGAAGAAGGACCGCGTCGACGACGCGCTCCACGCGACCCGCGCGGCGGTCGAGGAAGGCATCCTGCCCGGCGGCGGCATCGCGCTGCTGCGCTCGCTGAAGGCGCTCGAAGGCATCAAGGCCACAAACGACGACCAGCAGTCGGGCATCGACATCGTCCGCCGCGCACTCCGCGCCCCGGCGCGCCAGATCGCCGACAATGCCGGCGAGGACGGCGCATGGATCGTCGGCAAGCTCCTCGAAAGCGAGGAGTATAGCTGGGGCTTCAATGCCGCCACCGGCGAGTATCAGGACCTCGTCAAGGCGGGGGTGATCGATCCCGCGAAGGTCGTGCGCACCGCGCTTCAGGATGCCGCGTCGGTCGCGTCTCTGCTGATCACCACGGAGGCGCTCGTCGCCGAGCTGCCGAAGGAAGAGAAGGCCGCGCCGATGCCGGCGATGGATTTCTGA
- the groES gene encoding co-chaperone GroES, which yields MHFRPLHDRVVVRRIEAEEKTSGGIIIPDTAKEKPQEGEVVAVGPGVRAEDGTVTALDVKAGDRILFGKWSGTEVRIDGEELLIMKESDILGVIEQAEALKQAA from the coding sequence ATGCATTTCCGACCCTTGCACGACCGTGTGGTCGTCCGCCGCATCGAAGCCGAGGAGAAAACCTCGGGCGGCATCATCATCCCCGACACCGCCAAGGAAAAGCCGCAGGAAGGCGAAGTCGTCGCCGTCGGTCCCGGCGTCCGCGCCGAGGACGGCACGGTCACCGCGCTCGACGTCAAGGCCGGCGACCGGATCCTGTTCGGCAAATGGTCGGGCACCGAGGTTCGCATCGACGGCGAGGAGCTGCTCATCATGAAAGAGAGCGACATCCTCGGGGTGATCGAGCAGGCCGAGGCGCTCAAGCAGGCGGCTTGA